From the genome of Desulfovibrio psychrotolerans, one region includes:
- the hisD gene encoding histidinol dehydrogenase — MPCRLLHYRSAQDGIPLRGMLAGRDDPGNSVEPVVRDILAAVASDGDAALIEYTRRFDCPDFSADMLRVAPESLAQAAKEVPADDLAIILEAAQNIREFHERQKQNSWFTTRPDGTVLGQMVRPVDRVGLYVPGGQGGNTPLISSMLMNAIPAQVAGVPAIAVVSPPSGDGSPNPYILAAAHALGLNEVYACGSAWAVAALAYGTGTIAPVDVIAGPGNIFVATAKRMLIGKVGIDMIAGPSEILILADKTARAEHIAADMLSQAEHDALASAILVTDHPPLADAVLAALEAQLATLPRADIARKALSDWGAVVVANSMELALELSNAIAPEHLEIITADPWSMLPAIRNAGAIFLGTHSPEPVGDYFAGPNHVLPTNGTARFSSALSVDTFTKKSSIIAASAAFTQHSAAKIARLARLEGLEAHARSAESRSNTQHQE, encoded by the coding sequence ATGCCCTGTCGCCTTCTACACTACCGGTCCGCGCAGGACGGCATTCCCCTGCGCGGCATGCTCGCCGGGCGGGACGATCCCGGCAATTCCGTGGAACCGGTCGTGCGGGACATCCTCGCCGCCGTGGCCTCGGACGGAGACGCGGCTCTTATCGAGTACACCCGCCGCTTCGACTGCCCCGATTTTTCAGCGGATATGCTCCGGGTAGCCCCGGAGTCTCTGGCCCAAGCCGCGAAAGAGGTGCCTGCCGACGACCTCGCCATCATTCTGGAAGCCGCGCAGAACATCCGCGAATTCCATGAACGCCAGAAACAGAACTCGTGGTTCACCACCCGGCCGGACGGCACGGTGCTGGGCCAGATGGTCCGCCCGGTAGACCGCGTGGGCCTCTACGTGCCCGGCGGGCAGGGCGGCAACACCCCCCTCATTTCCAGCATGCTCATGAACGCCATCCCCGCACAGGTGGCCGGGGTTCCCGCCATCGCCGTGGTCTCTCCGCCCAGCGGGGACGGCTCACCCAATCCATATATTCTCGCCGCGGCACACGCACTGGGCCTTAACGAGGTATACGCCTGTGGCAGCGCATGGGCTGTGGCCGCCCTTGCCTACGGCACCGGCACCATCGCGCCGGTAGATGTCATCGCCGGTCCCGGCAACATCTTTGTCGCCACGGCAAAACGCATGCTCATCGGCAAGGTCGGCATAGACATGATCGCAGGCCCCAGCGAAATCCTCATCCTTGCCGACAAAACAGCCCGTGCCGAGCACATCGCGGCAGACATGCTCTCGCAGGCAGAGCACGATGCTCTGGCCTCCGCCATTCTCGTTACGGACCACCCCCCCCTTGCGGATGCCGTCCTTGCCGCGCTGGAGGCGCAACTGGCAACCCTGCCCCGTGCGGACATCGCCCGCAAGGCTCTCTCCGACTGGGGTGCCGTGGTCGTGGCAAACTCCATGGAACTGGCGCTGGAACTCTCCAACGCCATCGCCCCGGAGCATCTGGAGATCATAACGGCAGACCCGTGGTCCATGCTCCCGGCCATCCGCAACGCGGGGGCCATTTTCCTCGGCACGCACTCACCGGAACCTGTGGGCGACTATTTCGCCGGTCCCAACCATGTGCTGCCCACCAACGGCACGGCGCGGTTCTCCTCCGCCCTGTCCGTGGACACCTTTACCAAAAAGTCCAGCATCATAGCGGCATCTGCGGCGTTCACGCAGCACAGCGCCGCAAAAATAGCCCGCCTTGCCCGCCTTGAAGGGCTGGAAGCCCACGCCCGTTCGGCAGAATCGCGCTCCAACACGCAACATCAGGAGTAA
- a CDS encoding phosphoribosylaminoimidazolesuccinocarboxamide synthase — translation MQVVTKTEITEYPLLSRGKVRDIYAIDDQTLLLVTTDRMSAFDVIMNEPIPYKGVVLNQITLFWMEKFKDILPNHLIASEVKDFPTPLHKYAPQLEGRSVLVHRAKPLPVECIVRGHITGSGWKDYKTTGTVCGHALPTGLVESQKLENPLFTPSTKAELGEHDENITVEQAAALLGQELARKVEAVSIEIFSRGREYAEGCGIIIADTKFEFGLLNGNLILIDEVLTPDSSRFWPMQGYTPGKGQPSFDKQYLRDWLSAQPWDKTPPPPTLPEDVIAQTRKKYEEAYSILTGRALPC, via the coding sequence ATGCAGGTTGTCACCAAAACAGAGATTACCGAGTATCCCCTCCTCTCCAGAGGCAAGGTTCGCGACATTTACGCCATTGACGACCAGACCCTGCTGCTCGTCACCACAGACCGCATGTCCGCCTTTGATGTCATCATGAACGAGCCTATCCCCTACAAGGGCGTGGTGCTCAATCAGATAACCCTGTTCTGGATGGAAAAATTCAAGGATATCCTGCCCAACCACCTCATCGCCTCGGAAGTGAAGGATTTCCCCACCCCGCTGCACAAATACGCCCCGCAGCTTGAAGGCCGCTCCGTGCTGGTGCACAGAGCCAAGCCCCTGCCCGTGGAGTGCATTGTCCGCGGCCACATTACCGGCTCCGGCTGGAAGGACTACAAGACAACCGGAACCGTGTGCGGCCACGCCCTGCCCACAGGGCTTGTGGAGTCGCAGAAACTGGAAAACCCGCTGTTCACCCCGTCCACCAAGGCGGAACTGGGCGAGCATGACGAAAACATCACGGTGGAACAGGCGGCAGCCCTGCTTGGTCAGGAACTCGCCCGCAAGGTGGAGGCCGTTTCCATAGAAATCTTCAGCAGGGGCCGGGAATATGCGGAAGGCTGCGGCATCATCATTGCCGACACCAAATTCGAATTCGGCCTGCTGAACGGCAACCTCATCCTTATTGACGAGGTGCTCACCCCGGATTCCTCCCGCTTCTGGCCCATGCAGGGCTACACCCCCGGCAAGGGGCAGCCCAGCTTTGACAAGCAGTATCTGCGCGACTGGCTCTCGGCCCAGCCGTGGGACAAAACCCCGCCTCCGCCCACTCTTCCGGAGGATGTGATCGCGCAGACCCGTAAAAAATACGAAGAAGCATATTCCATTTTGACGGGCAGGGCACTTCCCTGCTAG
- a CDS encoding enoyl-ACP reductase FabI, with translation MLLEGKRALIFGVANNKSIAYGIAKEFKAQGARLAFNFLGDALKKRVEPIAEELGGDFIFQCDVTSDEEIAAAVERVKQEWGGVDILIHSVGFANRDDLQGRYIDTSRDGYKLALDISAYSLTALCKAYEELLTDNASVITLTYYGAEKVITNYNVMGVAKAALEASVRYLAVDLGTRNVRINGISAGPIKTLAASGISGFRSILTYIEEQAPLRRNVTIEDVGRSAVYLASDLSSGVTGEILHVDSGYNVMGIGL, from the coding sequence ATGCTGCTTGAAGGCAAAAGAGCCCTCATCTTCGGTGTGGCGAACAACAAAAGCATCGCGTACGGCATTGCCAAGGAATTTAAGGCACAGGGCGCACGTCTTGCTTTCAACTTTCTCGGCGATGCGCTGAAAAAGCGGGTGGAACCCATTGCCGAAGAACTCGGCGGCGACTTCATCTTCCAGTGTGACGTGACGAGCGACGAAGAAATCGCCGCCGCCGTGGAGCGCGTGAAGCAGGAATGGGGCGGCGTGGATATCCTCATCCACTCCGTGGGATTCGCCAACCGCGACGACCTGCAGGGCCGCTACATAGACACCTCCCGCGACGGCTACAAGCTGGCGCTGGACATATCCGCCTATTCGCTCACCGCACTGTGCAAGGCGTATGAAGAACTGCTCACAGATAACGCCTCCGTCATCACCCTTACCTACTACGGTGCGGAAAAGGTTATCACCAATTACAACGTCATGGGCGTTGCCAAGGCAGCGCTGGAGGCAAGCGTCCGATACCTTGCGGTGGACCTCGGCACCCGCAACGTACGCATAAACGGCATCAGCGCCGGCCCCATCAAGACGCTGGCGGCTTCCGGCATATCCGGTTTCCGCAGCATCCTCACTTACATTGAAGAGCAGGCCCCCCTGCGTCGCAACGTCACCATAGAAGATGTGGGCCGCAGCGCCGTCTATCTTGCCAGCGACCTGTCCAGCGGCGTCACGGGAGAAATTCTCCATGTAGACAGCGGCTACAACGTCATGGGTATAGGCCTGTAA
- a CDS encoding PilZ domain-containing protein yields MVERRKDPRVPLDCPVFATIRMVDGAEVYCLLRDVSLKGAQVALPPGERNVRVREGDVLTIVDPPVQLDGVITNAHAVVAWVGEESFGVCFRNGMDIDQRLLEKLLADSCI; encoded by the coding sequence ATGGTTGAAAGACGAAAGGACCCGCGTGTGCCGCTGGATTGCCCCGTTTTTGCCACCATCCGCATGGTGGATGGTGCGGAGGTATACTGCCTGCTGCGCGATGTGAGCCTTAAAGGGGCGCAGGTGGCGCTGCCGCCCGGCGAACGCAACGTGCGCGTGCGCGAAGGGGATGTGCTGACCATTGTGGACCCGCCGGTGCAACTGGACGGAGTGATAACCAATGCCCATGCCGTGGTGGCGTGGGTGGGGGAAGAATCCTTCGGGGTGTGTTTCCGCAACGGCATGGACATAGACCAGCGATTGCTGGAAAAGCTGCTTGCGGACTCCTGCATTTAG
- a CDS encoding tetratricopeptide repeat protein produces MIPIVLGVYESQKTDTVGTGTTRQTTDLRILWFAAQMPGGDIACQPLTDQHLPSGFVQPVERDVFLSGYHPVPQVYDESLRGVVNALRDRMNGMDSVLAVKTLPREEAMLFRGLMAFLHAKPDIPPSDADMLSVRTMLDAMRQTKNLVFEYQRVITDAAIELRKKRNFEAAVTYYQKALVLDSGNDHIMFNLARAYFEMGKFNEARGMLYQALEVNPELEVARRFLRYLDASSAG; encoded by the coding sequence ATGATTCCCATAGTGCTTGGAGTGTACGAATCGCAGAAGACCGATACGGTGGGCACGGGAACAACGCGCCAGACCACGGACCTGCGGATTCTCTGGTTTGCCGCGCAGATGCCCGGGGGGGATATCGCGTGTCAGCCGCTTACGGACCAGCATCTGCCCTCGGGGTTTGTGCAGCCGGTGGAGAGGGACGTGTTCCTTTCCGGCTACCACCCGGTGCCGCAGGTGTATGACGAGTCGCTGCGCGGCGTGGTGAATGCGTTGCGGGACAGGATGAACGGCATGGACTCTGTGCTTGCAGTGAAGACGTTGCCGCGCGAGGAGGCCATGCTTTTCAGGGGGCTTATGGCTTTTTTGCATGCCAAGCCCGATATTCCTCCTTCCGATGCCGACATGCTGTCTGTGCGCACCATGCTGGATGCCATGCGGCAGACGAAGAATCTGGTGTTTGAGTATCAGCGGGTTATCACGGACGCCGCCATTGAACTGCGCAAGAAGCGCAACTTTGAAGCCGCCGTGACCTACTACCAGAAGGCGCTTGTGCTGGACAGCGGGAACGATCACATCATGTTCAATCTGGCGCGGGCGTATTTTGAAATGGGAAAGTTCAACGAGGCGCGCGGGATGCTGTATCAGGCTCTGGAGGTGAACCCGGAGCTTGAGGTGGCGCGCCGGTTTTTGAGGTATCTGGACGCCTCCAGCGCGGGATGA